The Salvelinus namaycush isolate Seneca chromosome 31, SaNama_1.0, whole genome shotgun sequence genomic interval TGTATCCGTTGCCTGATGTAACATTTGATGTATTTTAAATTGTCTCGTCAAATAAGTAGTGAAGATGTAAATTGCCAGGGCTGTAAAAGCTTCAGAGGATGTTGCACACATACAGTATTCCTAATACGCAAGGATTTAGCTATTTTACCCCACAGTCTCCTGGTGCCGTTTCAAAAGTAGATTCAATTAAAAGGTCAGGGGAGTTTGAGTGACATTTTTCAAGCCTGGATATGAGAAGAGCTTTTACAGTAATGTCAGCAGGAATAACTGGAACAGCAAGACTTTGTAGACAGCTGGTATTTTCATGACACACCATTAAAAAAGGCCTTCAGTATGTCAGATGGAAGCGCATAACAAAATAAACATCAGTGCTGCATTATTGTTTTCATTACAGATACCAAACAATGCATTTAAACTCTTCTGTGTGATTGTACATCAGAGAGTGATGTCTGTTAACGTTGATGTGACTGTTGTTTCCAGTGTTATACTCCACAGGCCTGTCTGCAGATGAAGGAGGACTGGGATACCCAGGCCAAGGCTACCTGCAAAGAAAGAGCTGACAGGCATCAGGGGTGAGTTGCCTGGTTAGATGAATTGATTTATTAATGTCTGACTGATTCACTTATTGATTGGTATTGGATTTATCTGGAAAAGCAACACTGGATTTAGCTGTTGAATATTTCCTTTGAAGATGGGACAGACTGAAGATGTCTAAAGCAGTGGTTGTTGGTGACCTTAATGTGGGCAAGACCTGCCTAATAAACCGGTAAAGTATTCAGCTTGCGACCTGGCTGCTATATCATGTTCCTTTTAGGTGGAAAACAGCCTTCTAACATGTTTGTATATTCTGTTCTGCATTTTCAGGTTCTGCAAAGATGTATTTGACAGAGACTACAAGGCTACCATAGGAGTGGACTTTGAGATTGAGAGGTTTGAGCTTTCAGGAGCTCCATTCTCCCTTCAGATGTGAGTGAGGGTCATGCTCTGGTTTCTTTGATTATGTGCTTTATTATTTTATTAGAAACTTGTGATTCTTTACTTGTATTCAAAGGTGATTTTTccccccccttctctttctctacaTAGCTGGGACACAGCTGGCCAGGAAAAATTCAAATGCATCGCTTCAGCATACTACAGAGGAGCTCAGGGTAAGACAGAGACAGCCAGTGAGATGCctttggctgcgtttacacagggaGCCCGATTTTGATCTTTTTTTCACTAGTTTcacagctctgaaaaagatctgatatGATTGGTAAAAAGACTAAAAGATCAGCTTTTGACTGCCTGTGTAAAAAGCAGCCATTGTAGACTATGGAAACCCTGAGGAGTTCACTGTTGCTGTATCTAAGCCTCTGTGTTTTTATTACAGTGATAATCACAGTATTTGACATGGCAGACATTAAGAGCTTGGAGCACTCATGGTAGGTTTATTTAATATAATATGAAATCAAGAGTGAGCACAAAGATAAATCAGAACAATCAAAGTAAAATGTCCTCTCAAATGAAATGTCTCTTTATCTCTCACAGGCAGTGGTTAGATGAGGCCATGAGGGAGAATGAACCTGGCTCCTGTTCTGTTTTCCTGGTCGGAACCAAGAGTGACCTACTTGTGAGTGCACAAACATGTACATGGTTCTTGACAGATAGATATATATTGTAGATAGGCACACATAGGTGTATAATATGCTTTTTCCCCCCCGTATCCGTAATGAAGAACCATATCCATTAGCTCTGTCTTTTGGCTCCTTTCTATGCTTTCAAATACAATTTATTAATATTTTCTCTCTGTGCACAAGGCTCCAGAGGAGCGCCAGAGGACTGAGAGAGACGCCATCAAGATAGCAACTAAAATGAAAGCTGAGTTTTGGTCTGTTTCGGCCAAGACAGGTACAGACCGGAGCAAAAAACCCTATTATAACATGACACCATGACTTCATTGCGATGTTCATGTTGACGTtagcatatcaaatcaaatgttattcgccacatacacatggttagcagctgttaatgcgagtgtagcgaaatgcttgtgcttctagttccgacagtgcagtaatatcgaacaattccccaacaacgaCCTAATACACACAAGCATAGCTGTGGTTTTAGAGACCACAGGATAATTACATAGAGATGGTCTCCAGGTGTGCAATGTGCTTATTGTGTAATCAGAGGTTAAGCTGTTTCACTGTATGGAGTGTGTCTGGGCCAAGTGCATTCAATGCAGCTGCCGGTCTTGTTACTGTAAATAAGCATTTTGATGATATGGTAATGACACTCACTATCGGTGTGACTGTGTAGGGGAGAACGTGCAGGGGTTCTTCTTCCGGGTGGCATCTCTGGCCTTTGAAGACTCTGTACTGAAGGACATGGAGAGAGGGATCACCTCCACTCGAATAGGAGGAGGAGACAGCATCAGTAAGAGACAACTCAAAGGGCAACAGAGGGGTTTGGGTCGGAGAGTGTAGGTGGAgggacatacagtatatagagaggAAAATAGTGGATGTTTATTTAAACATTTGGGAATAAATATGTTGTCAGATGCTCATCTCTCAGATTGGACTTGAATTGAGGTTGTAAATTCCAATACTCTGTATTGATGTTCTTGGTATCTTTCCCTTTAGAATCTGACAGAGCCAACCTGGAGGAGCCCCAGTCCAAAGCAGTGAATACGAATTGCTGCTGAGAAAAGAGAAGAGGACTTGAAGTAGGAGTCAAGAGAAGGAAGGGGAGTGATATGTCTAGAAAGATGTTGAAATAGTGGATTTTAAAAGTGGAAAGAGCTGTGACTGACATGTGCCTCTATTTCTCAGTCTTCACTGGTATCATTCGTACGTGGACACACAAGTGTCTACAGCCTTTATAATCATCATTTAGTACTGCCATTTTGGGATGTAATGTATCAACTTCCTTGATTTTAAtccagtcatcaatgacctttaTTATATGCATTGTAAAGTATTTTATGAATTCAGTATTTTGTCGAATTTTGGAAATTAGGGTGCATTTCAGACTTATTTGTAGAAGAAGTGGTTTGATAGTttatgtaatatactgtattatCGTTATGTATTGTGTAGCCCTAACATTCTGCAGTTACATTTCCAATAATTTTATTGCATATTTTTGTTTTTACTGCTAACCTCGTTGTTAGGCTGAATTGTTTCTGCACAGAGACAGAGCTGGCTGGTGATGACATTACCCCTAATCAAAATAAAGTTTCATATTTTTGTATGGGTCTTCACAACATCTAAATATCTCAGTTCCTTTCACTGGATGACTCTCACTTTGTAAAGTGCTACAGAGCTAGTTACTGACCGAGTTCACAACTGACCAAGAACAGTGACAAAACATTTCAGCATTAAAGAAAAGAAAGAACAGTTAGCCACTGCATTTACACAAACAGTAAATTCAAGAAATACAAATGCAAAGAATTAAAGAATCACCTCAATGGAGGACAAGTTCAATAAGCTACAACATTGTGTAACAAGATATGTGATGCTGTTCAACTAACCCTGTGCTTGGGGATACTTTCTTCTATCTCCATTCAGAAAGAAAAGTGTATCTTATAAATGTCCGTGTCCAGTTGCAGGTGGTTCTCCAAAAACCAGACACAATTCAGAATTATATTAAATCCATGTTTTGCCTCTTGCATGTGTGTAGATCTTTGTTTTGGTCGCTGTCATCTACTTCTTAATTTGGCCGTGGCCGCAGCGCATGAAAACTACCTGTTCCTGCAAAGATGTTGTGAAGGACTAGATAgttttaaatagtggagtagggtggtgggtGTTCAGTAAGTGTAgggtagatggtagggtatttgttgaTTTCTTTCTTTTTCCCCCATGTTTTTTTCAAGCAATGTATAAgggagttatactccagtctagtagatggcagtaatgcaacatttattagATGCCAACCACTCTTAAACGTCATCAAAGAAGAAAGAAGTCTGACAGCTAAATTGGCTAGGGAACTTATCACTCTGTGCAAAAAGTGGATTTAATATCATTCTGAATTTTCTCTGGTTTTTGGAGGACCACCTGCAACTGGACACAGACAGTTATAAAATATTGATAAGTTACACATTTCTTCTAAATTGAGAATGAAGAAAGTATCGCCAAGCACAGGTTACTTCTGTGCAAAGCTGTAATAGCGATATGCAGTGCTCGACTTAGACTAAAATAGGTGCTGGAACTAATTTTGGATGCCGGTAATGTTtacatttaggtgcaggagctccacaataatCGATTAATCGCGCCCGGGCGCCCATGTAGGCGTGTTTGCACTGGCTGAAAGTTGATTGCATTCGATTTGAAACCGGGCTGCCACCCGAACATGAGCCAGGTGCCGGCGAAGAGAGCCCCCATTGATTTGTTAGTCAGTTTCactctctccaccctatggcataatatgtagaatagcaggaaatttcCTGTAAAACTGCTTATttcctctctgccccatggcaaatgAGTATAATTGCACGAAATTAAACATACAACTTCAAAATGTGCATGAAATTActtataaaattgctaaatcttctctccgccccatggcaaaatgtgtggaattgcagcaaaatagctttaaaacagcaacatctTCTCCACACCCCATGGCAAAAGTGTAGAATTTACACAACATTTTTTAATCTATCTGGGGGACAACTACGGCCCCTCGTGATGACTTCAGATTATTTGTGGCCTCCACCAACATCAAAGTTGTCCATCCCTGCCCTATGCGGACGTGTTTCCTCCAATGGTTGCTTCCTACAACACTGGGCGGATACGATTATGCCCAACCGCGGGACACCGGTCTATGGCCCATTACGTCAGCGGGCGAAAGCAGGGAGGGAGGAGCGCCCTTCTCAAATCGAACAGTAATATGTGCCTGTCGGCCAttttgtcaacaaggcagcatggttTCATCGTCCAGAAAGATACATCTCTTTTCCATAAAATAAATGTTAGAATTGTCTTGACTatttttcattgggaaggcaggtAAAGTGTTTTATCAAAATAAATCCCTTTTGCATGGGAAAACACAGAACCCTAGTAATTACTACACATGCTTAATTACGTAATTTCATGCACATTTTGAAGTTGTATGTTTAATTTCGTGCAATTATACTcatttgccatggggcagagaggaaATAAGCAGTTTTACAGgaaatttcctgctattctacatattatgccatagggtggagagagtGAAACTGACTAACAAATCAATGGGGGCTCTAATTCGACcttgattactacaagtttagatagctggctaatttaccaatctataaatgtttagctgacatgggctaattgagtgactatcagtgactgacataagataAAATAGAAAAACTGTTGACGCACAACCAAATGTCAAAATAGCatattgtgtattctactattctacctTGCAACAGTAAATTGGGACCCGACTGAGTCCCATCCCTGGCCAAGGGAGACTAGAGTCACAGAGGAAGTGATAGCGATAACTGGGTCCAAAATCGGTCTTCTCCAGAAAGTGGCGTAACTAGTGGAAACAGTTTTGCACACGAGTATCTGTCCTCACATTGTCTAGAATGGTCTTGCCTCCTCCCTACTGCCTTCCATTGTTGAAGAAACGTATTTTCATTGTTAGAGCGGCCACTATAGTATGTGGTTAATATAAATAATCTGTGCTAAAGTGCACGGGAATGAAAATTAAGCACACCCAcagtgtgttcgtaaattcattcTGGAGTGCCAGAGGGCGCTCAAagtgcgctctgggcgttcgtaaatccagagcgttgtcagattgtccgttggtAATTCGGAGCGTTTCGCTCTAGgggcgttcagagcgcacactggacgctctggtcgaggagtagggttgatccgagcgttctgaccccacaacagcagtcaagcaacCAAGCTAACATtgactagcttgctagctacttcaagacacaaatgagagaataattcactctgaccattttactctccCGTGCAGAAGTGGTTTAGGCTGTTTCAtattatccagagcgttggtgactgtaactgtgctgctgacaACAATTTAATAAcgtttttttgccgacgtttaccgACACCGGTcgtattcaacgggtgttgagcgttcgtaaattcatcattTATTCTAGACTgacacactcagacgagagtgctctgaaacatGGTAGatggccagagtgaatttacgaacgcacccccAGTAGCCAGTACCACTTGGTACGCGGTCTTGCGAACACCCAATCAGCTAGCGTCAACAACTGACAAGAAACCAATCGTTGAATGACTTTATAATCTGTGGGCGGTTATACTCCATGTTTTGCAGGAAATTGAACCCTCGCTGTGCAGTAAAAACAACAATATACGAAACGTCTAATTTCAATAACGTTTAACCTATTTTTCATATTAATGCGTTGTAAAGGCAAGTCTGAACTTCATCCAACTTTTGTGTGCATTGTCTCACGTTGTGTTTCCAGGTAGATGTAACTTGCTAAAAGCTCACAAGTTAGCTGTAgcagctaatgttagccaccatcACGAGACCGTCAAGTCAGTGGTGTCCCATGCGTGGAGCTCTGTTACTAATAGGGTGTTATTTGTGTCTACAAAACTTCTCGTTTCTTCGGGTTGATAGAGTTGGGTGTAACCGAAAGGTTATATAACATGCGTTCTTGGTAACATGCATTCGGTGTGCCTTTAGCTTGTCCATCATGAAGAATAAAACATACAAACTTGTGGTGCACAAGAAAGGCTTTGGAGGCAGTGGTGAGTGAATTCCTTTCAGTGACGGTGTAAAACGGTTCACAGTGTTTTATCATGTGTTGGGTGAAATGAATGCTGTTCTGTCGTTGAGAATAACCCTTCCTTATACACAGATGATGAGCTGGTGGTGAACCCCAAGGTGTTCCCTCAAGTTTCCCTTGGGGACATAATTGAGATTGCACACCCCACAGATGAATACAGGTGAGGATGCATGCCAGGAAGTTATCTTTTGCCTGGGTCTATATATTGGTCCAAAGTTATGATAGATTCTCCTCATTTTCCAACAGCCCTCTCTTGCTGCAAGTGAAGAGTCTCAAAGAAGACCTCCAGAAAGGTAAAGCATGACTCATTTCCTCCAGTTTTAGGGGAAGCCCCTATAGAACCTAGCTAGTGAACTGATCAATATTCCATTTGATTGTAAATTACATGCACAAGGAACGCTCATCAGTAAATCTGTAGCCTAAATACAATGCATTCATCGTCTCCTCCAGAGACAATCAGTGTGGACCAGACGGTGGCGCAAGCCTTCAAACTCCGGGCATACCAGGATGTCATTGTAAACATTGTGGATCCAAAGGTGTTTTTTCTATGAATCATATTTCCAATAGTATTTGATTGAATTACAGTATTCAAGCTGATTTTTAAAGCGAGCTCATGCTGTATATGGATTTCTGTGTTAGGATGTAACTCTGGACCTCGTAGAGCTCACGTTCAAAGACCAATACATTGGAAGGGGAGACATGTGGCGACTGAAAAAGAGTCTGGTGAGAGGGAGTCTGTTTGAATACCTCTGTATATCCTATTGGTGTTTTGTTAAGGTAGTCTACTTCTTGAATCTGTGCCTATTAGAACTTCATTATATTTATCTTAGGTGAGCACCTGTGCTTATGTGACCCAGAAAGTGGAATTTGCAGGGATCAGGTATGCAATACCATTCTTAAcacattaataataataaatatgttATTTCATGTGTAAATATGTTTTATGTTATTATGTGAGCTTCTGTCCCTTACGTTGTAACCTGTCTCTGTTACCCTCAGAGCCCAGGCCAGTGAGTTATGGGTGAAAGGAGAGAAGGTCACCTGTGGCTACATCAGTGAAGACACCAGGGTAAGCAATGTCACCTTCAAAAGTAACTGTCTATTAAGATATTGCAGGACACTGTATGTAGTTACTAAATATGTTCTCCAGTCTCCCTACGATAGAGTTCCTTTCATATTTGTGGTGTTTAATGCAGGTGGTGTTCAGGTCGACCTCTGCCATGGTGTACATCTTCATCCAGATGAGCTGCGAAATGTGGGACTTTGATATCTACGGTTAGTTTCTCTTCTATCCCAGGTTATCAGGTGTTGGTATTGTTGAGTGTGTGAGATTGAGGCTGTGTTTCTTCTGTCTTGAGGGAGTGGGTGGTTTACTGAGATTGACAAACTACAGGGCTCATTGCTCAATGCCAATGAGGAGGAAAATAAAGTTTTCATTTGTTTTCAGGGGATCTCTACTTTGAGAAAGCAGTCAGTGGTTTTTTGTCTGATCTTTTTGCCAAATGGAAGGTTTGTGACTTACGTTCTCTGTTATACTTGCAATGCATAAACCCATTAATTAAActtaatgaacacatttctaggcATTAAACCAGGGGTgtgcaactccagtcctcaagggcctgattggtgtcacactttttctccatccctagcaaacacggctgattaatcaaattgcattttaaactgaagatcatgattaggtgacttttggagtcaggtgtgttagctggggctggggcaaaactgtgacaccaatcaggccctcgaggactggaattgcccacccctgcatTAAACAATGCAGTTCTAAAGGtatttatcctagtgagatttttTTGACTTTTTCAGGAGAGGTATTGCAGCCATGAAGTGACAGTGGTGCTTTTCTCACGTACTTTCTACAACGCTAAAACCTTGGGTGAGACTTCTTATTTCTGTTTTCATGAGACATCAGGAATATCACATGCTAGCTATTATTAGATTAAATGTTCTGTTTTTCTTCCCATCTTCTGTAGAGGAGTTTCCTGAGATATTGAGAGGTTCCATCAGACAGGACCACGAGGGCCGTTTCTATGAAGATTTCTACAGGTTTACTGTCTTTCAGCCTCATTGTCTCTTTCAATTCTATTTTCACAATGTCCGTTTTTGTATGTCTACTGATTTCTAGTTGTAGTTACCAGTTGAACTCTTTCCCTCATCTGTCAACTGTCTGACTGACTCAGGGTGTTTCTCTTGTGTTGTGTCTTTGTAGGGTAGTGGCTCAGACTGAGAGACGTGATGAGTGGACCTCTCTACTGGTCACCATCAAGAAGCTCTTCATTCAGTATCCTGTCTTGGTGCGACTAAAAGAAGCGGGTAATGAATCAGACACAACTTTGTACATTTAAAGTTATGAGCAGGGCACTTATGAATGTTACCATATTATTTATGTTTACTTGTGTACATGTGGTTATTTTTGTGATAGTTGGTTTCCCCTCCGGCCATAACTCTACTGCTGCTCAGGGGAATTACCTTGAGGCCATTAACCTGTCTTTCAACGGTGAGTGTGTCATCTGCTCATTATTTTGTGTGATGCTCAGTGTTCATATTGAGCCACATATCATCTTGTCTCCTTATGATTTAAATACGGTCCTGTGCCTTTCACAGTCTTTGACAAGCACTACATAAACCGCAACTTTGACCGCACCGGTCAGATGTCTGTGGTCATCACCCCGGGGGTGGGCGTGTTTGAAGTGGACCGACTGCTCATGATCCTAACCAAGCAGCGCATGATTGACAATGGTAGGTAGTTATAACAACAGTAATGGGATGGACagtcatatacagtgccttcggaaagtattcagatcccttaaCCTTTTCCACactttgctacgttacagccttattttaatcctcagcaatctacacacaataccccataatgacaaagtgaaaacaggttttgaaatgttttgctaatttatacaaagaagaaaaaaaacacacaaatgtttttacataagtattcagaccctttgctatgctactcgaaattgagctcaggtgcatcctgtttccattgatcgtcctcgagatgtttctacaacttgattggagtccacctgtggtaaattcaattgattggaaatgttttgggatggcacacacctgtctatataaggttccacagttgacagtgcatgtcagagcaaaaactaagccatgaggtcgatggaattgtccgtagagctcctagacagTATTGTGTCTAGGctcagatttggggaagggtaccaaaatatttctgcagcattgaaggtccccaagaacacagtggcctccatcattcttaaaccaccaagactcttccaatagctggccgcccggctaaactgcaatcggaggagaagggccttggtcagggaggagaccaagaacctgatggtcattctgacagagctccagagttcttctgtggagatgggagaaccttccagaaggacaaccatctctgcagcactccaccaatcaggcctttatggtagagtggccagacggaagcaacttatcagtaaaaggcacatgacagcccgcttggtgtttgccaaaaggcacctaaagactctcagaccatgagaaacaagattctctggtctgatgaaaccaagattcaactctttggcctgaatgccaagtgtcacgtctggagaaaacctggcaccatccctacagtgaagcatagtggcggcagcatcaggctgtgggggtgtttttcagaggcagggactgggagactagtcaggatcgaggcaaagatgaatggagcaaagtacagagagatccttgatgaaaacctgctccagagtgctcaggacctcagaatgggctgaaggttcaccttccagcaggacaatgaccctaagcacacagccaagacaatgcaggagtggctttgggacaagtctctgaatgtcattgagtggcctaGTCAGTGGctgaacttgaacccgatcgaacatcgctggagagacctgaaaatatctgtgcagtgatgctccccatccaacctgacagagcttgagagggtctgcagagaagaatgggagaaactccccaaatacaggtgtgccaagcttgtagagtcatacccaagaagactcgttgctgtaattgctgccaaaggtgcttccataaagtactgagtaaagggtctgaatacctatgtaaatgtgatatttgcgTTTTGGGATTTTTTTATaaattgcaaaaatgtataaaaacctgcttttgctttgtcagtatggaATATTGGGTGTAGAttaatgagaaaaaaaatgtaaccaattttagaacaaggctgtaacctaacaaaatgtggaagcggtcaaggggtctgaatactttccgaaagcactgtacatTGTTGATGCTCATAAATTATTTGCTATTAGAAGGTGATAGGACTAAAGTGATTATTCTGACATTTGTTTTCCTTTGCCAGGTATCGGTGTGGACTTGGTGTGTATGGGAGAGCAGCCACTTCATGCAGTGCCTCTATTTAAGGTAAGACGGACTGAACCCAAATATAAACTCAGAGGTTAGAGTTCTCCATCACTGCGACGATTTCTGTAATATGGATGATGCATGAGGGTTTTAGTAAataattgtatttaaaaaaatgttaaaataaaAGCTCCAGCCACACTTGAACATCTAAAACTAGAAAGTTTGgagaaatgataatggacctatatattttcAAATAATTGCCCTTTTTCTGGCCCGCAAATCAATTCTGACAAAGAAATATGTCTTTAAAAAATCTGTGCAACCCTCCCAATGTGGCTCTTGAGCCAAAAAGTTTGCCTGAGATGGACTTAAGTTTCAGTCacggatacattttttttttaaaccctgGAAATGCCTCAATCGTCATTATGACCAAATTATTTGGACTCAAGTTGATGTGCAGCAGACCTGTTTTAACTGCTTTGTGGAAGGGGAACAAATAGTTACTTTGGCGGTGACTACATCTGTTtgaaaacagatcatcaaaaatgACTACTTTTTAAAACAATTTAAATACACATCTCAGAAAGTGACTACTTTCAAAAAAAGTAGAAGGCAGTTTTGGGATATTTAGTTTCCTTTCAAAACATAATAGCCATATTTTGTTACTTTTATCATTCTCATTAACACTTAATATTAAACTGTTCTTGTAAAAATCTCATTACTTTTTGAGCAACATTTTATTTGCATACATAATACTTTGGTCAATGCATTTGAATTGCATTGCAATGAGCTGAGTTTTGTAACTACTGTACACAAGGCATGTATAGAGAGATACATGTATATAGAGAAAGGAAGGGATGTTTTTCTAATAACACACATGGTTTGGATGGCTCATAGATATTAATTATTAATATCTATGAGCCATCCAAAccatgtgtgttattatattcaGACGAATTCAACTAACTGTTGTACTTTTCAAATACCTTAAAATATTATTTTGTTTTCTGAGACCTGTATTTGAATATCAAAGAAAATAGCTGCCTTTTAGTTGAAACTGTATATAAATTATATttgactacatttacattttttacattttagtcatttagcagacgctcttatccagagcgacttacagtagagtgcatacatttcaatacatttttttatattttttttttacatattacatattacattttacatactgagacaaggatatccctaccggccaaaccctccctaacccggacgacgctatgccaattgtgcgtcgccccacggacctcccggttgcggccggctgcgacagagcctgggcgcgaacccagcccagcctgggcgcgaacccagagactctggtggcgcagctagcactgcgatgcagtg includes:
- the rab36 gene encoding ras-related protein Rab-36, producing MHFPPPVSRDRVISKFPKCYTPQACLQMKEDWDTQAKATCKERADRHQGWDRLKMSKAVVVGDLNVGKTCLINRFCKDVFDRDYKATIGVDFEIERFELSGAPFSLQIWDTAGQEKFKCIASAYYRGAQVIITVFDMADIKSLEHSWQWLDEAMRENEPGSCSVFLVGTKSDLLAPEERQRTERDAIKIATKMKAEFWSVSAKTGENVQGFFFRVASLAFEDSVLKDMERGITSTRIGGGDSIKSDRANLEEPQSKAVNTNCC